In Anaerobacillus isosaccharinicus, one genomic interval encodes:
- a CDS encoding TRAP transporter small permease, translated as MSVIKKYLDKVLGSFCIMLFAFLVLLVTWQVFTRFVLNNPSVISEELAKYCFVWLVLFGSAFVFGERGHMAIEFLKDKLPEKIKSVVEIFIELVIIVFATLVLIKGGFDATSMTMGQLSAALQIPIGYLYAALPTSGVIIVFYCVNNIFENVGKLKSVQN; from the coding sequence AAAGTATTAGGATCGTTTTGCATCATGCTATTTGCCTTCTTAGTTCTCCTTGTTACTTGGCAAGTCTTTACTAGGTTTGTCTTAAATAATCCTAGTGTAATTTCCGAGGAACTTGCAAAATACTGTTTTGTTTGGCTTGTATTATTTGGTTCAGCCTTTGTCTTTGGTGAACGTGGTCATATGGCAATTGAATTTCTAAAAGATAAATTGCCTGAAAAAATAAAATCAGTAGTGGAAATTTTTATTGAATTAGTAATCATTGTTTTCGCGACTCTAGTGTTAATAAAAGGTGGCTTTGATGCAACTTCTATGACTATGGGCCAATTGTCGGCTGCTCTTCAAATACCAATAGGCTACTTGTATGCAGCTTTGCCAACTAGTGGAGTAATTATTGTCTTCTATTGTGTTAATAACATCTTTGAAAATGTTGGTAAATTAAAAAGCGTTCAAAACTAA
- a CDS encoding TRAP transporter large permease — translation MDAAVQVALILLVIVGVLLLIGTPISISIGIGSAVAILSLMDLDKAMITSSQRMFTGINSFSLLAIPFFILAGVIMNNGGIAIRLVNCAKVVSGRLPGSLAHTNIVANMLFGSISGSAVAAAAAVGGTMSPLQEKEGYKREFSAAVNIASAPAGMLIPPSNTLIVYSLVSGGTSVAALFMAGYLPGLLWGLGCMIVAYFLARKYGYKNDNGISFKQALLVFLDAIPSLLLIVIVIGGIIGGVFTATEGSAIAVVYALLLSFIYRTIKVRDLPKILLDSTRTTAIVIFMIGVSSIMSWVMAFTNIPGMLAQALLDFTSNPIMILLIMNLILLVIGTFMDPTPAVLIFTPILLPIALSLGIDPVHFGILMVFNLCIGTITPPVGPVLFVGCKVANLKIENVIRPLLPFFAVAVVMLLIITFIPEISLTIPRLLDLIK, via the coding sequence ATGGATGCAGCAGTTCAGGTTGCATTAATCTTGTTAGTTATCGTAGGGGTATTACTATTAATTGGAACCCCCATTAGTATTAGTATCGGTATAGGTTCAGCAGTTGCCATATTATCTTTGATGGACTTAGATAAGGCAATGATTACATCATCACAACGAATGTTTACGGGGATAAACTCTTTTTCACTGCTTGCAATACCATTTTTCATCCTAGCTGGTGTCATTATGAATAATGGAGGAATTGCCATTAGGTTAGTGAATTGTGCCAAGGTTGTAAGTGGGAGGTTACCTGGATCTCTTGCACATACGAATATTGTTGCTAATATGCTTTTTGGTTCAATTAGTGGATCTGCTGTTGCCGCTGCGGCGGCAGTTGGTGGGACAATGTCTCCTCTTCAGGAAAAAGAAGGTTACAAAAGAGAATTTAGCGCCGCAGTAAACATCGCCTCTGCTCCTGCTGGTATGCTTATTCCACCGAGTAATACATTAATAGTTTACTCATTAGTCAGTGGTGGTACCTCTGTTGCAGCTCTTTTTATGGCTGGATATCTCCCAGGTCTTCTATGGGGACTAGGTTGTATGATCGTAGCTTACTTTTTAGCAAGAAAGTATGGCTATAAAAATGATAATGGAATAAGTTTTAAGCAAGCTTTACTCGTATTTTTAGACGCCATACCAAGTCTCTTGTTAATTGTTATCGTAATCGGTGGGATTATTGGTGGAGTATTTACAGCTACAGAAGGCTCAGCGATTGCAGTTGTATACGCCTTATTGTTGTCATTTATCTATCGAACGATAAAAGTTAGGGATTTGCCGAAAATATTGTTAGATTCAACCAGAACAACAGCGATTGTTATTTTTATGATTGGTGTTTCATCGATTATGTCATGGGTAATGGCATTTACAAATATTCCAGGGATGCTAGCACAAGCGTTGTTAGATTTTACAAGCAACCCTATTATGATCCTTTTGATCATGAACTTAATCCTACTCGTAATCGGAACTTTTATGGATCCTACACCAGCGGTATTAATCTTCACACCAATTTTATTACCAATAGCGCTGAGTTTAGGAATTGATCCAGTTCATTTTGGAATTCTGATGGTCTTTAATTTGTGTATTGGTACAATTACGCCACCAGTGGGACCGGTTCTCTTCGTTGGATGTAAGGTAGCCAACTTAAAAATAGAAAATGTCATAAGGCCACTATTACCATTTTTCGCAGTAGCTGTTGTTATGTTACTAATAATTACGTTTATTCCAGAAATATCATTAACTATTCCAAGACTTTTAGACTTAATTAAATAA
- a CDS encoding sugar kinase — protein sequence MKKKIITIGEAMGLFVADQIGNLEDVDKFTRYIAGAEFNVCVGLARLNHDAYYVTMVGHDPIGKFIKKFIEKENIKSDFVYENDKSFTGLMMKERTLTGDPYVASFRKGSAASKLSLEYFTNFQLNSFDLVHLSGIFLALSPETKAVSHFFADEAKKNGKIITFDPNLRFNLWESQEEMKNTINELAFKCDIIMPGIAEGKILTGSDQPEEIANFYLSNHAKLVVIKLGEKGAYVKGIDQPGMFVRGFKVDEVIDTVGAGDGFAVGVISGLVEGLSIEEAVTRGNAIGAIQLLSPSDNEGLPTKEQIDQFILSERV from the coding sequence ATGAAAAAAAAGATAATTACGATAGGCGAAGCAATGGGTTTATTTGTTGCAGATCAGATTGGTAACCTAGAGGATGTAGATAAATTTACACGTTACATTGCGGGAGCGGAATTTAATGTGTGTGTTGGATTAGCTCGATTAAACCATGATGCTTATTATGTAACGATGGTTGGTCATGATCCTATTGGAAAGTTCATTAAAAAATTTATTGAAAAAGAAAACATTAAAAGTGACTTTGTGTATGAAAATGATAAATCTTTTACTGGATTAATGATGAAGGAACGAACGCTTACTGGTGATCCTTATGTAGCTAGCTTTCGAAAGGGTAGTGCAGCATCAAAGCTTAGTTTAGAGTACTTTACTAATTTTCAGCTTAATAGCTTTGACCTTGTACATCTTAGCGGCATATTCTTAGCCCTTTCTCCTGAAACAAAGGCTGTCTCTCACTTTTTTGCGGATGAAGCAAAGAAAAATGGAAAAATCATTACCTTTGATCCTAATTTGAGATTTAACCTTTGGGAAAGTCAGGAAGAAATGAAAAATACGATTAATGAATTAGCATTTAAATGTGACATTATTATGCCAGGAATAGCTGAAGGCAAAATATTGACTGGATCAGATCAGCCTGAAGAAATTGCTAACTTTTATCTTTCTAATCATGCCAAGCTTGTGGTAATTAAACTAGGCGAAAAAGGTGCTTATGTTAAAGGTATCGATCAACCCGGAATGTTTGTTAGAGGTTTTAAAGTAGATGAAGTTATTGATACAGTAGGGGCCGGAGATGGTTTTGCTGTAGGTGTCATTAGTGGTTTGGTAGAAGGCCTTTCTATTGAAGAGGCTGTAACAAGAGGTAATGCAATAGGAGCTATTCAACTGTTATCTCCTAGTGATAATGAAGGTTTACCAACGAAAGAACAAATTGACCAATTTATTTTATCGGAAAGAGTATAG